The following proteins are co-located in the Conyzicola lurida genome:
- a CDS encoding response regulator, with protein sequence MTDPEGRIRVAIVDDHRMLLGALTEWIRSAQDIDMVAAVASWPELLTNSAFPVDVVLLDLDLKDNIPISLKISTLKTMAVKVVLMSTYSEPNVVREALAAGALGYLVKSEDASMIIEALRAASIGESFVSAELDLALNAGEVGGSPKLSAQERRVMALYGGGEPVKAVAFQLSISEETAKSYLKRIREKYRVAGFDVGTKVALRKRAIEDGILIESDLPRAL encoded by the coding sequence GTGACTGACCCAGAAGGCCGTATCCGCGTCGCGATCGTAGACGACCATCGGATGCTCCTGGGAGCACTCACCGAGTGGATCCGTTCCGCGCAGGACATCGACATGGTCGCCGCCGTCGCGAGCTGGCCCGAGCTGCTCACCAACTCCGCGTTCCCCGTCGACGTCGTACTGCTCGACCTCGACCTCAAAGACAACATCCCGATCTCGCTGAAGATCTCGACGCTCAAGACAATGGCCGTCAAGGTCGTGCTGATGAGCACCTATTCCGAGCCGAACGTCGTGCGCGAGGCCCTCGCGGCCGGCGCGCTCGGCTATCTCGTCAAGAGCGAGGACGCCAGCATGATCATCGAGGCGCTGCGTGCGGCGTCGATCGGCGAGTCCTTCGTCTCGGCCGAGCTCGACCTGGCGCTCAACGCCGGCGAGGTCGGCGGCTCCCCCAAGCTCAGCGCCCAGGAACGCCGAGTGATGGCGCTCTACGGCGGCGGCGAGCCGGTTAAGGCCGTCGCCTTCCAGCTCAGCATCTCCGAGGAGACGGCCAAGTCGTACCTCAAGCGCATCCGGGAGAAGTACCGCGTCGCCGGCTTCGACGTGGGCACCAAAGTCGCCCTGCGCAAGCGCGCCATCGAAGACGGAATCCTGATCGAGAGCGACCTGCCGCGCGCGCTGTAG
- a CDS encoding sensor histidine kinase yields the protein MDQILKERDRLLQRTSRIYGLGFTAVAFLCFCVPEAVTPTTYAAAVPLFVVIAFSQYRIGVSRSFAWVAIQTVAALAAVALIAQLNTEPLTAGAVSTIAQLMAASLPSVALVLTSDRLRLIVLAVIYVAVVGVTTAATASSQAPLITAGLLTLGWAIATVVGVWINAGVPQAARRIASIGRAHRAERQASEIEAQRRQGARLLHDTVLATLTLLAHSGVGVAPAALQQQSADDAKLLRQLRLGATPAPQSSGGYNLEPVEETVLGTTLESVKQRFGRMGLEVSWHGTGQVLLPSDVLDAFLLALAECLENVRRHSGVREAHVTIVDDATTVRAMITDAGVGFTLDDVDSARLGFKESVVGRLKEVGGHARLFSEPGSGTTVVLEVPR from the coding sequence ATGGATCAGATACTCAAAGAGCGGGACAGGCTGCTGCAACGCACCTCCCGCATCTATGGGTTGGGCTTCACCGCGGTAGCGTTCCTTTGCTTCTGCGTGCCCGAGGCGGTCACCCCCACGACCTACGCGGCGGCGGTCCCGCTCTTCGTCGTGATCGCGTTCAGCCAGTACCGCATCGGCGTCAGCCGCTCGTTCGCCTGGGTCGCGATCCAGACCGTCGCGGCCCTCGCCGCGGTCGCCCTGATCGCCCAACTGAACACCGAACCACTGACCGCTGGCGCTGTCTCGACGATCGCCCAGCTGATGGCCGCGTCCCTCCCGTCCGTCGCACTCGTGCTCACGAGCGACCGCCTCCGGCTGATCGTGCTCGCCGTCATCTACGTGGCCGTCGTCGGCGTCACCACGGCGGCCACGGCATCCTCCCAGGCACCCTTGATCACGGCCGGGCTGCTCACCCTCGGCTGGGCGATCGCCACGGTGGTCGGGGTCTGGATCAACGCCGGCGTCCCCCAGGCGGCCAGGCGCATCGCCAGCATCGGCCGCGCCCACCGCGCCGAACGCCAGGCCAGCGAGATCGAGGCCCAGCGCCGCCAGGGCGCGCGTCTGCTGCACGACACCGTGCTCGCCACCCTCACCCTCCTCGCCCACTCCGGCGTCGGCGTCGCGCCCGCCGCGCTCCAGCAGCAGTCGGCCGACGACGCCAAGCTGCTGCGGCAACTGCGGCTCGGGGCCACGCCCGCTCCCCAGTCCTCCGGCGGCTACAACCTCGAACCGGTGGAGGAGACCGTGCTCGGCACGACCCTCGAGTCGGTCAAGCAGCGTTTCGGCCGTATGGGACTCGAGGTCAGCTGGCACGGCACCGGCCAGGTGCTGCTGCCGAGCGACGTGCTCGACGCGTTCCTGCTCGCCCTCGCCGAGTGCCTCGAGAACGTGCGCCGGCACTCCGGGGTCCGCGAGGCCCACGTCACGATCGTCGACGACGCCACGACCGTGCGGGCGATGATCACGGATGCCGGCGTCGGATTCACTCTCGACGACGTCGACTCGGCGCGGCTCGGGTTCAAAGAATCCGTCGTCGGACGTCTCAAGGAGGTGGGCGGCCACGCTCGCCTGTTCTCCGAGCCGGGATCCGGCACGACCGTGGTGTTGGAGGTTCCCCGATGA
- the metX gene encoding homoserine O-acetyltransferase MetX produces the protein MDWQTPEDTVPSAFITEADTRSVIGKPPATGAWLEGHPVGNRQFLSVGALDLERGGRLPSVRVAYETWGTLNAAKSNAVLVLHALTGDSHVAGLPGPGHPTAGWWMGNVGPGKAVDTDEWFVVAPNMLGGCQGTTGPASHSPLGREWGSDFPFVTIRDQVSAQVALTDRLGIDRWAAVIGGSMGGMQSLEWAVGHPDRLDRVAVLAAPAESRADQIALNSVQIEAVRMDPSFADGDYYEAAEGDGPHRGLALARRMALLNYRSPSELNDRFERSWQSDLSPLGGGGRYAVESYLDFHGNKFTRRFDANSYITLVEAMNSHDIGRDRGGIVAALKRATATALVLGIDSDRLFPIENQVLIARHLPNNIDGTEATIIQSGFGHDGFLIEDEVVGTHLRRLLEQ, from the coding sequence ATGGACTGGCAGACACCCGAAGACACCGTTCCCTCGGCATTCATCACTGAGGCCGACACCCGATCCGTCATCGGCAAGCCGCCGGCGACCGGTGCATGGCTCGAAGGCCACCCGGTCGGCAACCGGCAGTTCCTGTCCGTCGGCGCGCTCGATCTGGAGCGTGGCGGCCGCCTCCCTTCCGTGCGCGTCGCCTACGAGACCTGGGGCACGCTCAATGCGGCGAAGAGCAACGCGGTCCTCGTCTTGCACGCCCTGACCGGCGACAGCCATGTCGCCGGTCTCCCCGGTCCCGGACACCCCACCGCCGGATGGTGGATGGGCAACGTCGGTCCGGGCAAAGCGGTCGACACGGACGAGTGGTTCGTCGTCGCCCCCAACATGCTCGGCGGCTGCCAGGGCACCACCGGTCCCGCCTCGCACTCCCCCCTCGGCCGGGAATGGGGCTCCGACTTCCCCTTCGTCACCATCCGCGACCAGGTCTCGGCGCAGGTCGCGCTGACCGACCGCCTCGGCATCGACCGCTGGGCGGCCGTCATCGGCGGGTCGATGGGCGGGATGCAGTCGCTCGAGTGGGCGGTCGGCCACCCCGACCGGCTCGACCGCGTCGCCGTGCTCGCCGCGCCGGCGGAGAGCCGCGCCGACCAGATCGCGCTCAACTCGGTACAGATCGAGGCCGTGCGGATGGACCCGTCGTTCGCGGACGGCGACTACTACGAGGCCGCGGAGGGCGACGGCCCGCACCGCGGGCTCGCCCTCGCCCGCCGGATGGCGCTGCTCAACTACCGCTCACCCTCCGAGCTCAACGACAGGTTCGAGCGCAGCTGGCAGAGCGACCTCAGCCCGCTCGGCGGCGGCGGCCGCTACGCGGTTGAGAGCTACCTCGACTTCCACGGCAACAAGTTCACCCGTCGGTTCGACGCGAACAGCTACATCACCCTCGTCGAGGCGATGAACTCGCACGACATCGGGCGGGACCGCGGCGGAATCGTCGCGGCGCTGAAGCGGGCGACGGCCACGGCGCTCGTGCTCGGAATCGACAGCGACCGCCTGTTCCCGATCGAGAACCAGGTGTTGATCGCGCGCCACCTTCCGAACAACATCGACGGCACGGAGGCCACGATCATCCAGAGCGGATTCGGCCATGACGGCTTCCTGATCGAGGACGAGGTCGTCGGCACCCACCTACGGCGGCTGCTCGAGCAGTGA
- a CDS encoding bifunctional o-acetylhomoserine/o-acetylserine sulfhydrylase produces MPLPPPRTVRRLVPHAGCTSVKHSRKKGCPMSDWKFETQQVHAGAAPDPVTKARATPIYKTTSYVFDSAEHAKNLFALAEFGNIYTRIQNPTQAVVEERIAALEGGTAALLVASGQAAETFAVLNIAQAGDHIVSSSSIYGGTYNLFKYTLAKLGIETTFVEDQDDAQAWADAVRPNTKLFYAETIGNPKINILDISLVAGVAHEHGVPLIVDNTIATPYLIRPFEHGADIVVHSATKYLGGHGTVIGGVIVDGGTFEWSKNVEKFPGLTEPDPSYHGASYTAAVGDGIAYIIKARVQLLRDLGSSISPDSAFSLIQGIETLSLRVERHVANAQAVAEWLDNHDDIASVNYSGLPGSPWYEAANKYAPKGVGGVLSFELKGGVDAGRALVDSVSLFSHVANIGDVRSLIIHPASTTHSQLTPEQQLTSGVTPGLVRLSVGIENIDDILADLQAGFDAARAAVAANAHA; encoded by the coding sequence ATGCCGTTGCCGCCCCCACGCACCGTTCGTAGGCTCGTCCCACACGCCGGGTGTACCAGCGTGAAACATTCACGGAAGAAGGGTTGCCCGATGAGCGACTGGAAGTTCGAAACCCAGCAGGTCCACGCGGGAGCAGCGCCCGACCCCGTCACGAAGGCCCGCGCGACACCGATCTACAAGACCACCTCCTACGTGTTCGACAGCGCGGAGCACGCCAAGAACCTGTTCGCCCTCGCCGAGTTCGGCAACATCTACACCCGCATCCAGAACCCGACCCAGGCGGTCGTCGAGGAGCGCATCGCCGCGCTCGAGGGCGGTACCGCCGCCCTCCTCGTCGCCTCGGGCCAGGCCGCGGAGACGTTCGCGGTGCTCAACATCGCCCAGGCGGGAGACCACATCGTCTCCTCCTCGTCGATCTACGGCGGCACCTACAACCTGTTCAAGTACACGCTCGCCAAGCTCGGCATCGAGACGACCTTCGTCGAAGACCAGGACGACGCGCAGGCCTGGGCCGACGCCGTGCGCCCGAACACCAAGCTCTTCTACGCCGAGACCATCGGCAACCCGAAGATCAACATCCTCGACATCTCACTCGTCGCGGGCGTCGCCCACGAGCACGGCGTGCCGCTCATCGTCGACAACACGATCGCCACCCCGTACCTGATCCGTCCGTTCGAGCACGGCGCCGACATCGTCGTGCACTCGGCCACCAAGTACCTCGGAGGCCACGGCACCGTCATCGGCGGCGTGATCGTCGACGGCGGCACGTTCGAGTGGTCGAAGAACGTCGAGAAGTTCCCGGGGCTCACCGAACCCGACCCCAGCTACCACGGCGCGAGCTACACGGCCGCTGTCGGCGACGGCATCGCGTACATCATCAAGGCCCGCGTGCAGCTGCTGCGCGACCTCGGCTCGTCCATCTCGCCCGACAGCGCGTTCAGCCTGATCCAGGGCATCGAGACGCTGAGCCTCCGCGTCGAGCGCCACGTCGCGAACGCGCAGGCGGTCGCCGAGTGGCTCGACAACCACGACGACATCGCGTCGGTCAACTACTCCGGCCTGCCCGGCAGCCCCTGGTACGAGGCGGCGAACAAGTACGCGCCGAAGGGCGTCGGCGGTGTGCTGTCGTTCGAGCTCAAAGGCGGCGTCGACGCCGGCCGCGCGCTCGTCGACAGCGTGAGCCTGTTCAGCCACGTCGCGAACATCGGCGACGTGCGCAGCCTGATCATCCACCCCGCGTCCACGACGCACTCGCAGCTCACCCCCGAGCAGCAGCTCACGTCGGGCGTCACCCCGGGCCTCGTGCGCCTGTCGGTCGGCATCGAGAACATCGACGACATCCTGGCCGACCTGCAGGCCGGCTTCGACGCCGCCCGCGCGGCGGTGGCGGCGAACGCGCACGCGTAA
- a CDS encoding PadR family transcriptional regulator, giving the protein MSSVRLYILGALAAEGPMHGHQLRLLAEQEHVHYWTDVSVGSLYGAIKRLAAEGLITELRVEREGNYPERQVYALSEQGTAALADLRREGLNTVVFKPDPFDLAMSRLDPDRLDDVAGALGSRLVTLRTLLAESEAQRDVADKYLTVNERFILSHKSARLRAEIEWHEALVTQLPIILADESARTKASS; this is encoded by the coding sequence ATGTCTTCTGTCCGTCTGTACATCCTCGGCGCGCTCGCGGCGGAGGGTCCCATGCACGGCCACCAGCTGCGGCTGCTCGCCGAGCAGGAGCACGTGCACTACTGGACCGACGTCTCGGTGGGTTCGCTCTACGGCGCGATCAAGCGTCTCGCGGCGGAGGGACTGATCACCGAACTCCGGGTGGAGCGCGAGGGCAACTATCCCGAACGCCAGGTGTACGCGCTCTCCGAACAGGGAACGGCGGCGCTCGCCGACCTGCGCCGGGAGGGCCTGAACACGGTGGTGTTCAAGCCCGACCCGTTCGACCTCGCCATGTCGAGACTCGACCCCGACCGTCTCGACGACGTGGCCGGGGCCTTGGGTTCCCGGCTGGTCACCCTGCGCACCCTGCTCGCCGAGAGCGAGGCCCAGCGCGACGTGGCCGACAAGTACCTCACCGTCAACGAGAGATTCATCCTGTCCCACAAGTCGGCGCGACTCCGCGCCGAGATCGAGTGGCACGAAGCGCTCGTCACACAACTTCCCATCATCCTCGCCGACGAGTCGGCACGAACGAAAGCTTCCTCATGA
- a CDS encoding MFS transporter has translation MTNTAAATSAAPPIPRRAWQALVVLLAGMFIALLDTTIVNVALPSIRTSLDASEATLSWIISGYALSFGLVLIPAGRLGDRIGHKWVFFTGLALFTAASLACGLAQNDVQLIIARVVQGFAGGIFLPAVTAFIQLLFPAQSRGKAFAIMGSVIGVSTALGPIVGGLIIEAFGEESGWRLVFGVNLPIGVVALIAAAILLPNGADVKAAKSDAKSGIDAIGLVLLSAALIALLVPLIEGEDQGWPLWTFLTLAAGVLLIVAFAFWEIAYTKRGNSPLVPPHLFSHPAFTGGTILALVYFAAFTSIFFVISLLWQSGLGHTALESGLVSIPFAIGSIIGSSQSNRLTARLGRNVLIIGVALLSAGLIAVFLLLLTVPGADLTNWMLLLPLLFAGLGNGLFIAPNAQFIVATVDRSEAGGASGVIGVMQRIGSAVGIAVVGSVLFAGIANADIRGPGDVAQAFTDAASWAIGLSAALSIVALVLVFALPKSVSSGHAPVVSEG, from the coding sequence ATGACCAACACCGCAGCCGCCACCAGCGCGGCACCGCCCATTCCGCGCCGAGCCTGGCAGGCGCTCGTCGTGCTGCTCGCCGGCATGTTCATCGCCCTGCTCGACACCACGATCGTCAACGTCGCGCTGCCCAGCATCCGCACGTCGCTCGACGCGTCGGAGGCGACGCTCTCCTGGATCATCTCCGGCTACGCGCTCTCCTTCGGCCTCGTGCTGATCCCCGCCGGCCGCCTCGGCGACCGTATCGGGCACAAGTGGGTATTCTTCACCGGTCTGGCGCTCTTCACCGCCGCGAGCCTCGCCTGCGGCCTCGCGCAGAACGACGTGCAGCTGATCATCGCCCGCGTCGTGCAGGGCTTCGCCGGCGGCATCTTCCTGCCCGCCGTCACCGCCTTCATCCAGCTGCTCTTCCCCGCTCAGTCGCGGGGCAAGGCGTTCGCGATCATGGGCTCCGTGATCGGCGTCTCGACGGCCCTCGGCCCGATCGTCGGCGGTCTCATCATCGAGGCCTTCGGCGAGGAGAGCGGCTGGCGCCTCGTCTTCGGCGTCAACTTGCCGATCGGCGTCGTGGCGCTGATCGCCGCCGCCATCCTGCTGCCGAACGGCGCCGACGTGAAGGCCGCGAAGTCCGACGCCAAGTCGGGAATCGACGCGATCGGCCTCGTGCTGCTCTCCGCGGCGCTCATCGCGCTGCTCGTGCCGCTCATCGAGGGCGAAGACCAGGGCTGGCCGCTCTGGACGTTCCTCACCCTCGCCGCCGGCGTGCTGCTCATCGTCGCCTTCGCCTTCTGGGAGATCGCGTACACGAAGCGCGGCAACAGCCCGCTCGTGCCGCCGCACCTGTTCAGCCACCCGGCCTTCACCGGCGGAACGATCCTCGCGCTCGTCTACTTCGCGGCCTTCACCAGCATCTTCTTCGTGATCTCGCTGCTCTGGCAGTCGGGCCTCGGGCACACCGCGCTCGAGTCCGGCCTCGTGTCGATCCCGTTCGCGATCGGCTCGATCATCGGGTCGTCGCAGAGCAACCGCCTCACCGCACGGCTCGGCCGCAATGTGCTGATCATCGGTGTCGCGCTGCTCTCCGCCGGCCTCATCGCCGTCTTCCTATTGCTGCTCACCGTGCCGGGCGCCGACCTGACGAACTGGATGCTGCTGCTCCCGCTGCTCTTCGCCGGGCTCGGCAACGGCCTGTTCATCGCCCCGAACGCCCAGTTCATCGTGGCGACCGTCGACCGCTCCGAGGCGGGCGGGGCGAGCGGCGTCATCGGCGTCATGCAGCGGATCGGCAGCGCCGTCGGTATCGCGGTGGTCGGAAGCGTGCTGTTCGCGGGAATCGCGAACGCCGACATCCGGGGTCCCGGCGACGTGGCACAGGCCTTCACCGACGCCGCCTCGTGGGCCATCGGATTGAGCGCGGCGCTCAGTATCGTGGCGCTGGTTCTCGTCTTCGCGCTACCGAAGTCCGTGTCATCCGGCCACGCCCCTGTGGTGTCGGAGGGATAG
- a CDS encoding acyltransferase family protein, whose translation MTAVTPPPTAAPAAPRTAPKAKTAAKERVPFWDNARFLCVALVVIGHGIQRLTSDSNNALIVYLFIYAFHMPAFAIISGYFSKPGPPGVRQMTKVITDIIVPYVIMESIWTLVQYLVEGKREFNPTQPSWTLWFLLALGIFRLILPYLALLRFPLLIALAASVGVGYLGNVDSTFSLSRAIGILPFFILGWKAKEWGIVDRWRGVVEHTWWLRGVAAAVLGAWLVVVVVNIQFWRDIDLRFWFFYDDSYTALGEDQWWAGLVRLGLIGLAVLLTAAFFMLIPRGDTWITGFGSATMYVYLLHSFILYPLRETGILKDEHASATWLLSMILACIAISIALSSPLVRRIFRPIIEPKPRWLFVEQPEGPMRSSRTDPTGSRRS comes from the coding sequence ATGACAGCCGTGACCCCGCCCCCGACGGCCGCGCCCGCAGCGCCTCGAACCGCCCCGAAGGCGAAGACGGCGGCGAAGGAGCGGGTGCCGTTCTGGGACAACGCCCGGTTCCTCTGCGTCGCTCTCGTCGTGATCGGCCACGGCATCCAGCGGCTGACCTCCGACTCGAACAACGCGCTCATCGTCTACCTGTTCATCTACGCGTTCCACATGCCGGCGTTCGCCATCATCAGCGGCTACTTCTCCAAGCCCGGCCCGCCCGGCGTGCGGCAGATGACCAAGGTCATCACCGACATCATCGTGCCGTACGTGATCATGGAGTCGATCTGGACGCTCGTGCAGTACCTCGTCGAGGGCAAGCGCGAGTTCAACCCGACGCAGCCGAGCTGGACGCTGTGGTTCTTGCTGGCGCTCGGCATCTTCCGGCTGATCCTGCCGTATCTGGCCCTGCTGAGATTCCCGCTGCTCATCGCTCTCGCGGCCTCGGTCGGGGTCGGCTATCTGGGCAATGTGGACAGCACCTTCTCGCTCTCCCGGGCCATCGGCATCCTGCCCTTCTTCATCCTCGGCTGGAAGGCGAAAGAGTGGGGCATCGTCGACCGCTGGCGCGGAGTCGTGGAGCACACCTGGTGGCTCCGCGGTGTCGCCGCGGCGGTGCTCGGCGCCTGGCTCGTCGTCGTGGTCGTCAACATCCAGTTCTGGCGCGATATCGACCTGCGCTTCTGGTTCTTCTACGACGATTCGTACACCGCGCTCGGCGAGGACCAGTGGTGGGCTGGCCTCGTGCGGCTCGGGCTGATCGGGCTCGCCGTGCTGCTGACGGCGGCGTTCTTTATGCTCATCCCCCGCGGCGACACCTGGATCACCGGCTTCGGCTCGGCCACGATGTACGTGTACCTGCTGCACAGCTTCATCCTCTACCCGCTGCGCGAGACCGGGATCCTCAAGGACGAACACGCGTCGGCGACCTGGCTGCTCAGCATGATCCTCGCCTGCATCGCCATCTCGATCGCGCTCTCGTCGCCGCTCGTGCGCCGCATCTTCCGGCCGATCATCGAACCGAAGCCGCGCTGGCTGTTCGTCGAACAGCCGGAGGGGCCGATGCGTTCCTCACGCACCGACCCCACGGGTTCGCGACGGTCGTAA
- a CDS encoding SDR family NAD(P)-dependent oxidoreductase: MTSRRVVVTGASSGIGAASVRLFREKGWDVVGVARRADRLEALAAETGADTFVADLTVQADVDALRDYLAELGPVHALVNNAGGAFGLASVEESDPEDWLRMFAVNVVAVKRVTSALLPLLRLAAADAGGADILTVTSIAGHVAYEGGGGYNAAKFGAHAVMEVLRLELAGEPIRVIEVAPGMVKTEEFSLVRFGGDQAKADAVYDNVANPLIAEDVAEAIVHAIELPAHVNLDLVTVKPVAQAAPHKVVRGELAPR, translated from the coding sequence ATGACTTCTCGACGCGTTGTAGTGACCGGTGCTAGCTCAGGAATCGGCGCCGCCAGCGTCCGACTCTTCCGCGAGAAGGGCTGGGACGTCGTCGGTGTCGCCCGCCGGGCCGACCGGCTCGAGGCGCTCGCCGCGGAGACCGGCGCCGACACCTTCGTCGCAGACCTCACCGTGCAGGCCGACGTCGACGCCCTTCGCGACTACCTCGCCGAGCTCGGCCCCGTGCACGCCCTCGTCAACAACGCGGGCGGAGCCTTCGGCCTCGCCTCGGTCGAGGAGTCGGACCCCGAGGACTGGCTGCGGATGTTCGCCGTCAACGTCGTGGCGGTGAAGCGTGTCACCTCCGCGCTCCTGCCCCTGCTGCGCCTGGCCGCCGCGGACGCCGGCGGTGCCGACATCCTCACTGTCACGTCGATCGCGGGTCACGTCGCCTACGAGGGCGGCGGCGGGTACAACGCCGCCAAGTTCGGTGCGCACGCCGTGATGGAGGTGCTGCGCCTCGAGCTCGCCGGCGAGCCGATCCGCGTGATCGAGGTCGCGCCCGGAATGGTCAAGACCGAGGAGTTCTCCCTCGTGCGCTTCGGCGGCGATCAGGCGAAGGCCGACGCCGTCTACGACAACGTCGCGAATCCGTTGATTGCCGAGGATGTCGCAGAGGCGATCGTCCACGCGATCGAACTGCCCGCGCACGTCAACCTCGACCTCGTCACGGTCAAGCCGGTGGCGCAGGCCGCCCCGCACAAGGTCGTCAGGGGAGAGCTGGCGCCTCGCTAG
- a CDS encoding MFS transporter, producing the protein MTKLRGRAGAVTFGLIGYLFVVEIVSGIMQGFYIPLIPDLVEHLGIRDADFNWFEAAQLLVAALCVPILAKLGDMYGHKRILLASTVVTAGATWWLAFTGDFTSFLIAWSLQGFLTVWLPLEIALIFDRGRRTGTAASATRKAAGFLVVALQTGAIVGALAGGRIFTALGGDVTLTLFVPAVAVTLAFFVIMFGVPESEPLPGRSLDVVGFSVLSIGLLLITSGLTFLRINGAGTWWVYVLMVAGVLVFIPWGRYELKQKDPAIDLRVLRQPNMWPVQLTAGLIGISLLGAQAPLSTFAGTERDEVGYGLSLDASNISYLIGAYLVSLIVGALLYPLVSRLTTPRIALIIAAFFVAGGYFLFLPFHDTTLHVFTNMIVAGIGAGALVGALPAAAAAAAPRGQTGIATALTNTTKTIGGSFASSVFAVLLAAGTVQIAGSTASSLFGYLTVFTICGVGALVAAVLLFLVPKLAFADADVVIEDDVAASEAPALP; encoded by the coding sequence ATGACGAAACTTCGGGGCAGGGCTGGCGCGGTCACTTTCGGTCTCATCGGGTATCTCTTCGTGGTCGAGATCGTGAGCGGCATCATGCAGGGCTTCTACATCCCGCTGATCCCCGACCTGGTCGAACACCTCGGCATCAGGGACGCCGACTTCAACTGGTTCGAGGCCGCCCAGTTGCTCGTCGCAGCGCTCTGCGTGCCCATTCTCGCCAAGCTCGGCGACATGTACGGCCACAAGCGCATCCTGCTCGCGTCGACCGTCGTCACCGCGGGCGCCACCTGGTGGCTCGCGTTCACCGGAGACTTCACCAGTTTCCTCATCGCGTGGTCGCTGCAGGGCTTCCTGACCGTGTGGCTCCCCCTCGAGATCGCGCTCATCTTCGACCGCGGCCGCCGCACCGGAACCGCGGCCTCCGCCACCCGCAAGGCCGCGGGCTTCCTCGTCGTCGCCCTGCAGACCGGCGCCATCGTCGGCGCGCTCGCCGGGGGACGCATCTTCACCGCGCTCGGCGGCGACGTGACCCTCACGCTATTCGTGCCCGCCGTGGCCGTGACGCTCGCGTTCTTCGTCATAATGTTCGGCGTTCCCGAGTCCGAGCCGCTGCCCGGCCGCTCGCTCGACGTGGTCGGCTTCAGCGTGCTGAGCATCGGACTGCTGCTCATCACCTCGGGCCTCACCTTCCTGCGCATCAACGGCGCCGGCACGTGGTGGGTCTACGTACTGATGGTCGCCGGTGTGCTGGTCTTCATCCCGTGGGGCCGCTACGAGCTGAAGCAGAAAGACCCGGCGATCGACCTGCGCGTGCTGCGCCAACCGAACATGTGGCCGGTGCAGCTGACGGCCGGCCTCATCGGCATCAGCCTGCTCGGCGCACAGGCGCCGCTCTCCACCTTCGCGGGCACCGAGCGAGACGAGGTGGGCTACGGCCTCTCCCTCGACGCGTCGAACATCTCGTACCTGATCGGCGCGTACCTCGTGTCGCTCATCGTCGGCGCCCTGCTCTACCCGCTGGTCTCCCGGCTGACGACGCCCCGCATCGCACTGATCATCGCGGCGTTCTTCGTCGCCGGCGGGTACTTCCTGTTCCTGCCGTTCCACGACACGACGCTGCACGTCTTCACGAACATGATCGTGGCGGGCATTGGCGCCGGCGCGCTCGTCGGGGCACTCCCGGCGGCCGCGGCAGCGGCGGCCCCGCGCGGGCAGACCGGCATCGCCACCGCGCTCACCAACACCACGAAGACCATCGGCGGCTCGTTCGCGTCGTCGGTATTCGCGGTGCTGTTGGCGGCGGGCACCGTACAGATCGCGGGCAGCACGGCGTCGAGCCTGTTCGGCTACCTCACCGTGTTCACGATCTGCGGCGTCGGCGCGCTCGTCGCGGCCGTGCTGCTGTTCCTCGTGCCGAAGCTCGCCTTCGCCGACGCGGACGTCGTGATCGAGGACGACGTCGCGGCTAGCGAGGCGCCAGCTCTCCCCTGA
- a CDS encoding phosphoribosyltransferase produces MTFLASDVPPAPELTPDREVLTWDQFGVASRELGREVLTSGFVPDVVVAIARGGLLLAGSIAYAIGAKSCGAMNIEFYTGVGERLPEPVMLAPMFDDSTLSGKNVLLVDDVSDSGRTLAMVDQLLKASGAEVRTVVLYTKPGTVHVPNYSWKTTDRWINFPWSVLPVVEVEGIVPTRGADA; encoded by the coding sequence ATGACTTTCCTCGCATCCGATGTTCCTCCCGCGCCCGAACTCACACCCGACCGGGAGGTGCTCACCTGGGACCAGTTCGGGGTGGCGTCACGTGAGCTCGGACGCGAGGTTCTGACGAGCGGGTTCGTGCCCGACGTCGTGGTCGCCATCGCCCGCGGCGGACTGCTGCTGGCCGGGTCGATCGCCTATGCGATCGGCGCCAAGAGCTGCGGTGCGATGAACATCGAGTTCTACACCGGTGTCGGCGAGCGCCTGCCCGAGCCGGTCATGCTCGCGCCCATGTTCGACGACTCCACCCTCTCGGGCAAGAACGTGCTGCTCGTCGACGACGTCTCCGATTCCGGTCGTACCCTCGCCATGGTCGACCAGCTGCTCAAGGCGAGCGGCGCCGAGGTGCGCACCGTCGTGCTGTACACGAAGCCCGGAACGGTGCACGTGCCGAACTACAGCTGGAAGACCACGGACCGCTGGATCAACTTCCCCTGGTCGGTGCTTCCGGTCGTCGAGGTCGAGGGCATCGTCCCCACCCGCGGGGCGGACGCGTGA